Proteins from a genomic interval of Quercus lobata isolate SW786 chromosome 11, ValleyOak3.0 Primary Assembly, whole genome shotgun sequence:
- the LOC115969442 gene encoding potassium transporter 7 isoform X1: protein MAEEEEDEIGGLASMDSTESRWVFQDEDDSEIEDDYDEDDDASQRTANTADALDSEDEDDNAEQRLIRTGPRIDSFDVEALEVPGAARNEYELQDFSMGRRISLAFQTLGVVFGDVGTSPLYTFSVMFNKAPINGTEDVIGALSLVLYTLILIPLVKYVLVVLWANDDGEGGTFALYSLICRHAKVSLLPNQLPSDARISSFRLKVPSAELERSLKIKERLENSQALKKLLLMLVLAGTSMVIADGVITPAMSVTSAVSGLKVGVESIKEGEVRMISVAFLVILFSVQKFGTSKVGLAVGPALFIWFCSLAGFGIYNLVKYDNSVLTAFNPVHIYYFFKRNSTKAWYCLGGCLLCATGSEAMFADLCYFSVRSVQLTFVFLVLPCLLLGYLGQAAYLMENPGLAAEQAFFSSIPSGAFWPVFLIANVAALIASRAMTTATFSCIKQSTALGCFPRLKIIHTSRKFMGQIYIPVINWFLLAVCLVFVCCITSINEIGNAYGIAELGIMMMTTILVTIVMLLIWQINIVIVLSFLVFFLGLELTFFSSVLWSVADGSWIILVFAVIMFLIMYIWNYGSKLKYETEVKQKLSMDLMRELGSDLGTIRAPGIGLLYNELVKGIPAIFGHFLTTLPAIHSMIIFVCIKYVPVPVVPQSERFLFRRVCPKGYHIFRCIARYGYKDVRKENHQTFEQLLIESLEKFIRREAQERSLESDGDGDTDSEDLSGSRVLIAPNGSVYSLGVPLLSEFRDTSKPILEASTSEEMRPVLPPADPAMSDTEHSLERELSFIRKAKESGVVYLLGHGDIRARKDSWFIKKLVINYFYAFLRKNCRRGIANLSVPHSNLMQVGMTYMV, encoded by the exons ATggcggaggaggaggaggatgagaTCGGAGGACTGGCCTCGATGGACTCCACGGAGTCACGTTGGGTGTTCCAGGACGAAGACGATTCCGAGATCGAGGACGATTATGACGAAGACGATGACGCTTCGCAGCGGACTGCGAACACGGCTGACGCGTTGGATTCAGAGGATGAAGATGACAATGCCGAGCAGAGACTGATTCGCACTGGTCCACGCATCGACTCCTTCGATGTCGAGGCCCTCGAGGTCCCTGGCGCTGCCAGAAATGAATATGAG TTGCAGGACTTTAGTATGGGAAGAAGAATTTCACTTGCTTTCCAGACCCTTGGGGTTGTCTTTGGTGATGTTGGAACAAGTCCATTATATACCTTCAGTGTGATGTTTAACAAGGCACCTATTAATGGAACAGAAGATGTTATTGGAGCATTATCACTAGTCCTATACACCTTAATCTTGATCCCTCTGGTCAAGTACGTCCTGGTTGTCCTTTGGGCTAATGACGATGGTGAAG GTGGTACTTTTGCTTTATACTCATTGATTTGTCGGCATGCTAAGGTTAGTCTTCTCCCGAATCAGCTTCCATCGGATGCCCGTATATCAAGCTTCAGGCTAAAGGTTCCATCTGCTGAGCTTGAGAGATCACTAAAAATCAAGGAAAGACTTGAGAATTCACAGGCTTTGAAAAAGCTTCTTCTGATGTTAGTGCTTGCTGGCACCTCTATGGTGATAGCTGACGGGGTTATTACACCAGCGATGTCAG TCACGTCAGCTGTTAGCGGCCTAAAAGTTGGAGTAGAATCCATTAAGGAAG GTGAAGTGAGGATGATTTCAGTTGCTTTTCTTGTGATTTTGTTCAGCGTACAGAAGTTCGGGACAAGTAAAGTGGGACTTGCTGTTGGCCCTGCTTTATTCATTTGGTTTTGTTCTCTTGCGGGCTTTGGGATTTACAACCTTGTTAAATATGACAATAGTGTCTTGACAGCATTTAATCCTGTTCATATCTATTACTTCTTTAAGAGGAACTCAACTAAGGCGTGGTACTGTCTTGGGGGTTGTCTCTTGTGTGCAACAG GTTCCGAAGCAATGTTTGCAGATCTTTGCTACTTTTCTGTGCGATCAGTTCAG CTTACATTTGTATTTCTTGTTCTGCCTTGCCTTCTTTTGGGTTATTTGGGTCAAGCTGCGTATCTTATGGAAAACCCAGGTCTTGCTGCTGAGcaagctttcttttcttctattcctA GTGGTGCTTTCTGGCCAGTCTTCCTCATTGCTAATGTCGCTGCATTAATTGCCAGTCGGGCAATGACAACAGCCACATTTTCTTGCATAAAACAATCAACAGCACTTGGCTGTTTCCCTCGTCTTAAAATCATTCATACTTCTCGGAAGTTCATGGGCCAGATTTATATTCCTGTCATAAACTGGTTTTTGCTGGCAGTTTGCCTGGTGTTTGTCTGTTGTATAACAAGCATTAATGAGATCGGAAATGCGTATG GCATTGCTGAGTTGGGAATAATGATGATGACAACGATTTTAGTAACCATTGTTATGCTTCTTATATGGCAGATAAACATTGTCATTGTGCTGagttttttggtattttttttggggttggaaTTGACTTTTTTCTCATCAGTTTTATGGAGTGTAGCAGATGGAAGTTGGATAATATTGGTTTTTGCTGTAATAATGTTTTTGATAATGTATATCTGGAATTATGGAAGCAAGCTGAAGTATGAAACTGAAGTAAAGCAAAAGCTATCAATGGATTTGATGCGGGAATTGGGTTCCGATCTTGGGACAATCAGAGCTCCTGGCATTGGTTTACTATATAATGAGCTGGTGAAGGGAATACCAGCAATATTTGGCCATTTTCTGACAACTCTCCCGGCAATCCACTCTATGATAATATTTGTCTGTATAAAGTATGTTCCAGTTCCTGTAGTGCCTCAGAGTGAAAGGTTCCTTTTCCGGCGTGTCTGCCCAAAAGGCTACCACATATTTCGTTGCATTGCCAG GTATGGCTATAAAGATGTTCGCAAAGAAAATCACCAGACATTTGAGCAGCTGCTGATTGAGAGTCTTGAGAAGTTCATCCGCCGTGAAGCTCAGGAACGATCATTGGAGAGTGATGGGGATGGTGATACAGATTCTGAGGATTTATCTGGCTCAAGGGTTCTTATAGCTCCCAATGGGAGTGTCTATTCACTCGGTGTTCCTCTCCTGTCAGAGTTCAGGGACACAAGCAAACCCATTTTGGAAGCAAGCACGTCAGAGGAGATGAGGCCAGTACTGCCTCCGGCAGACCCAGCAATGTCTGATACAGAGCATAGTCTTGAGAGAGAGCTGTCTTTTATACGCAAGGCTAAAGAATCTGGGGTAGTTTATCTTCTTGGTCATGGAGATATTAGAGCGAGGAAAGATTCCTGGTTTATTAAGAAACTAGTCATAAATTACTTTTATGCTTTCTTGAGAAAGAACTGCAGAAGGGGGATTGCAAATTTGAGTGTGCCCCACTCAAATCTAATGCAGGTTGGCATGACATACATGGTTTGA
- the LOC115969442 gene encoding potassium transporter 7 isoform X2 produces the protein MAEEEEDEIGGLASMDSTESRWVFQDEDDSEIEDDYDEDDDASQRTANTADALDSEDEDDNAEQRLIRTGPRIDSFDVEALEVPGAARNEYELQDFSMGRRISLAFQTLGVVFGDVGTSPLYTFSVMFNKAPINGTEDVIGALSLVLYTLILIPLVKYVLVVLWANDDGEGGTFALYSLICRHAKVSLLPNQLPSDARISSFRLKVPSAELERSLKIKERLENSQALKKLLLMLVLAGTSMVIADGVITPAMSGEVRMISVAFLVILFSVQKFGTSKVGLAVGPALFIWFCSLAGFGIYNLVKYDNSVLTAFNPVHIYYFFKRNSTKAWYCLGGCLLCATGSEAMFADLCYFSVRSVQLTFVFLVLPCLLLGYLGQAAYLMENPGLAAEQAFFSSIPSGAFWPVFLIANVAALIASRAMTTATFSCIKQSTALGCFPRLKIIHTSRKFMGQIYIPVINWFLLAVCLVFVCCITSINEIGNAYGIAELGIMMMTTILVTIVMLLIWQINIVIVLSFLVFFLGLELTFFSSVLWSVADGSWIILVFAVIMFLIMYIWNYGSKLKYETEVKQKLSMDLMRELGSDLGTIRAPGIGLLYNELVKGIPAIFGHFLTTLPAIHSMIIFVCIKYVPVPVVPQSERFLFRRVCPKGYHIFRCIARYGYKDVRKENHQTFEQLLIESLEKFIRREAQERSLESDGDGDTDSEDLSGSRVLIAPNGSVYSLGVPLLSEFRDTSKPILEASTSEEMRPVLPPADPAMSDTEHSLERELSFIRKAKESGVVYLLGHGDIRARKDSWFIKKLVINYFYAFLRKNCRRGIANLSVPHSNLMQVGMTYMV, from the exons ATggcggaggaggaggaggatgagaTCGGAGGACTGGCCTCGATGGACTCCACGGAGTCACGTTGGGTGTTCCAGGACGAAGACGATTCCGAGATCGAGGACGATTATGACGAAGACGATGACGCTTCGCAGCGGACTGCGAACACGGCTGACGCGTTGGATTCAGAGGATGAAGATGACAATGCCGAGCAGAGACTGATTCGCACTGGTCCACGCATCGACTCCTTCGATGTCGAGGCCCTCGAGGTCCCTGGCGCTGCCAGAAATGAATATGAG TTGCAGGACTTTAGTATGGGAAGAAGAATTTCACTTGCTTTCCAGACCCTTGGGGTTGTCTTTGGTGATGTTGGAACAAGTCCATTATATACCTTCAGTGTGATGTTTAACAAGGCACCTATTAATGGAACAGAAGATGTTATTGGAGCATTATCACTAGTCCTATACACCTTAATCTTGATCCCTCTGGTCAAGTACGTCCTGGTTGTCCTTTGGGCTAATGACGATGGTGAAG GTGGTACTTTTGCTTTATACTCATTGATTTGTCGGCATGCTAAGGTTAGTCTTCTCCCGAATCAGCTTCCATCGGATGCCCGTATATCAAGCTTCAGGCTAAAGGTTCCATCTGCTGAGCTTGAGAGATCACTAAAAATCAAGGAAAGACTTGAGAATTCACAGGCTTTGAAAAAGCTTCTTCTGATGTTAGTGCTTGCTGGCACCTCTATGGTGATAGCTGACGGGGTTATTACACCAGCGATGTCAG GTGAAGTGAGGATGATTTCAGTTGCTTTTCTTGTGATTTTGTTCAGCGTACAGAAGTTCGGGACAAGTAAAGTGGGACTTGCTGTTGGCCCTGCTTTATTCATTTGGTTTTGTTCTCTTGCGGGCTTTGGGATTTACAACCTTGTTAAATATGACAATAGTGTCTTGACAGCATTTAATCCTGTTCATATCTATTACTTCTTTAAGAGGAACTCAACTAAGGCGTGGTACTGTCTTGGGGGTTGTCTCTTGTGTGCAACAG GTTCCGAAGCAATGTTTGCAGATCTTTGCTACTTTTCTGTGCGATCAGTTCAG CTTACATTTGTATTTCTTGTTCTGCCTTGCCTTCTTTTGGGTTATTTGGGTCAAGCTGCGTATCTTATGGAAAACCCAGGTCTTGCTGCTGAGcaagctttcttttcttctattcctA GTGGTGCTTTCTGGCCAGTCTTCCTCATTGCTAATGTCGCTGCATTAATTGCCAGTCGGGCAATGACAACAGCCACATTTTCTTGCATAAAACAATCAACAGCACTTGGCTGTTTCCCTCGTCTTAAAATCATTCATACTTCTCGGAAGTTCATGGGCCAGATTTATATTCCTGTCATAAACTGGTTTTTGCTGGCAGTTTGCCTGGTGTTTGTCTGTTGTATAACAAGCATTAATGAGATCGGAAATGCGTATG GCATTGCTGAGTTGGGAATAATGATGATGACAACGATTTTAGTAACCATTGTTATGCTTCTTATATGGCAGATAAACATTGTCATTGTGCTGagttttttggtattttttttggggttggaaTTGACTTTTTTCTCATCAGTTTTATGGAGTGTAGCAGATGGAAGTTGGATAATATTGGTTTTTGCTGTAATAATGTTTTTGATAATGTATATCTGGAATTATGGAAGCAAGCTGAAGTATGAAACTGAAGTAAAGCAAAAGCTATCAATGGATTTGATGCGGGAATTGGGTTCCGATCTTGGGACAATCAGAGCTCCTGGCATTGGTTTACTATATAATGAGCTGGTGAAGGGAATACCAGCAATATTTGGCCATTTTCTGACAACTCTCCCGGCAATCCACTCTATGATAATATTTGTCTGTATAAAGTATGTTCCAGTTCCTGTAGTGCCTCAGAGTGAAAGGTTCCTTTTCCGGCGTGTCTGCCCAAAAGGCTACCACATATTTCGTTGCATTGCCAG GTATGGCTATAAAGATGTTCGCAAAGAAAATCACCAGACATTTGAGCAGCTGCTGATTGAGAGTCTTGAGAAGTTCATCCGCCGTGAAGCTCAGGAACGATCATTGGAGAGTGATGGGGATGGTGATACAGATTCTGAGGATTTATCTGGCTCAAGGGTTCTTATAGCTCCCAATGGGAGTGTCTATTCACTCGGTGTTCCTCTCCTGTCAGAGTTCAGGGACACAAGCAAACCCATTTTGGAAGCAAGCACGTCAGAGGAGATGAGGCCAGTACTGCCTCCGGCAGACCCAGCAATGTCTGATACAGAGCATAGTCTTGAGAGAGAGCTGTCTTTTATACGCAAGGCTAAAGAATCTGGGGTAGTTTATCTTCTTGGTCATGGAGATATTAGAGCGAGGAAAGATTCCTGGTTTATTAAGAAACTAGTCATAAATTACTTTTATGCTTTCTTGAGAAAGAACTGCAGAAGGGGGATTGCAAATTTGAGTGTGCCCCACTCAAATCTAATGCAGGTTGGCATGACATACATGGTTTGA